One window of Atribacter laminatus genomic DNA carries:
- a CDS encoding Eco57I restriction-modification methylase domain-containing protein, with protein MEFTSGKNIKPFFLWKLYFSEVFHKKGGFDVVIGNPPYVRVDNIPLDEKTYFKENFNAAVGKYDLYYLFFELCFKILKNRGILSYITPNKYCAASSAKILRNLIFKNISQGEIVSTSKLEVFDDVSNYPIISLFIKNQQKLNMIVREAQSIGNLSNSNDSKYCLSINTFMQFPESVVPININQKKLKILLSLLKNEPCLGNYLSISEGLRIPTKYEDKIKSDFGIVKQYQFKRWTLITEDSYISEINLDKVISKNSVRYTKLFKPKILIAEDSLFITATYDEMKFIPQGGVYFGTLISNDIDIKYILGLLNSKLFSELYKILFGGMHMGGGYLRYRTNFLEKLPMPFFDSKISVKIINLVNQILVEKQKKLDANIIYYEREIDNLTFHLFNLSNDEIKIIQEI; from the coding sequence TTGGAATTCACTTCTGGTAAAAATATAAAACCCTTTTTCCTTTGGAAACTATATTTTTCTGAGGTATTTCATAAGAAAGGTGGTTTTGATGTAGTTATTGGGAATCCACCATATGTAAGGGTTGATAATATACCCTTAGATGAGAAAACTTATTTTAAGGAAAATTTCAATGCAGCTGTCGGCAAATATGATCTATATTATCTTTTCTTTGAATTATGCTTTAAAATTTTAAAAAATAGAGGAATATTGTCTTATATAACCCCAAATAAATATTGTGCAGCATCATCTGCAAAAATATTAAGAAATCTAATTTTTAAAAATATTAGTCAGGGAGAAATTGTAAGCACATCAAAATTAGAAGTATTTGATGATGTATCGAATTATCCAATAATTTCCCTTTTTATAAAAAACCAACAAAAGTTAAATATGATTGTTCGTGAAGCTCAATCCATTGGAAACCTTAGTAATTCAAATGATTCTAAATATTGCTTATCTATTAATACCTTTATGCAATTTCCAGAATCTGTTGTCCCAATTAATATAAATCAAAAAAAATTAAAAATACTTCTCAGTTTATTAAAGAATGAACCATGTTTAGGTAATTATCTGAGTATTTCAGAGGGGTTGAGAATTCCAACTAAATACGAAGATAAAATAAAATCAGATTTTGGAATTGTTAAACAATACCAGTTTAAGAGATGGACACTTATAACTGAAGATTCATATATCTCAGAAATCAACCTTGATAAAGTAATTTCTAAAAATTCCGTTAGATACACGAAATTATTTAAACCAAAAATATTGATTGCTGAAGATTCACTTTTTATTACAGCTACCTATGATGAAATGAAGTTTATTCCACAAGGAGGAGTATATTTTGGAACATTAATTTCGAATGATATTGATATAAAATATATTTTAGGTTTACTAAATTCAAAATTATTTTCTGAATTGTATAAAATTCTTTTTGGTGGTATGCATATGGGAGGTGGTTATCTGCGTTATAGAACTAACTTCCTGGAAAAGCTACCTATGCCTTTTTTTGACTCGAAAATATCAGTTAAAATTATAAACCTAGTAAATCAAATATTAGTTGAAAAGCAAAAAAAATTAGATGCGAATATAATATATTATGAAAGAGAAATAGACAACTTAACTTTTCATTTATTTAATCTATCTAATGATGAGATTAAAATAATTCAGGAAATCTAA
- a CDS encoding FAD-dependent oxidoreductase, producing MEKFHCLFEPILIGEILVPNRICHVPTITSSSHIDGSVSEKNINHYSTIAKGGTGFIVVGGTSVDEKSCRSTGSNMVVDEDHYIPGLAWLAESMHRYGAKCAVQLQHPGRQVSLSKQDNIASNNCEGLIPWSQNPTFFNADAIAINKTVQALSTDEVIGLVGLFSEAAWRVMQAGFDAVELHAAHGYLLSQFLSPYFNKRNDRFGGSFENRLRLPLAIVDSIQKKCGKNFPVLIRYSVDEWVPGGRDLIESVKVAKEFENAGAAALDLSQSIQERPGAGFDPMYYPEGWTIYASEAIKKQVKIPVINSHSLRNPEYCEQILAEGKTDLIGLSRQLLADPYWPLKAKYGKTRAIRRCISCLTGCWSDSILAKKEVTCAINPSCNNQHLEIKKKTTAPVHIAVVGGGPAGLEAARVAHERGHFVTLFEKSGELGGAILGCCLVNGKEKMKWYADWIRYQIAVLGIEVQLRTSPSIEELSSFDLVINATGAQSYVPEVHGLKEVVIPFEKVMTCPKVACEFHPQDRKSLPLKGTKIIIWGDHYAAADTAAYLASIGKEVTIITDQKEFGSKIEVIHKYVLFKRFQQTDAEALTSKPFKYPVKIYTNSKINEIKENELFLADKSSNQVNIPYDHVVTCWTKPNIDLYQQIKAAGIDVVNIGDSVKPRNLHAAVKDGTTIGLTIEEHNLFNPNGNPINDLPIDVVGQILKP from the coding sequence ATGGAAAAGTTCCATTGCCTTTTTGAACCCATCTTGATCGGCGAAATTTTGGTTCCCAACCGGATTTGTCACGTTCCCACCATAACCAGTTCATCCCATATCGACGGTTCGGTGAGTGAAAAAAATATTAATCATTATTCGACAATAGCAAAAGGCGGTACCGGTTTTATCGTGGTAGGAGGAACTTCTGTTGATGAAAAAAGCTGTCGTTCAACGGGATCCAATATGGTTGTAGACGAGGACCATTATATACCTGGGTTGGCATGGTTGGCGGAATCAATGCACCGTTACGGGGCAAAATGTGCTGTTCAGCTTCAGCATCCGGGGAGACAGGTTTCACTGTCAAAACAGGATAATATTGCCTCCAATAATTGTGAAGGCCTGATTCCCTGGTCACAAAATCCAACATTTTTTAATGCAGATGCCATTGCGATTAACAAAACAGTTCAGGCATTATCAACCGACGAAGTGATAGGCCTGGTAGGTCTTTTTTCCGAAGCAGCCTGGAGAGTAATGCAAGCCGGATTTGATGCGGTAGAGCTCCATGCCGCGCATGGTTACCTTTTATCACAATTCTTAAGCCCTTATTTCAATAAACGAAATGACCGTTTTGGAGGAAGTTTTGAAAATCGTCTCCGCTTGCCATTAGCTATTGTGGATTCAATTCAAAAGAAATGCGGGAAAAACTTCCCAGTTCTTATTCGTTACTCGGTTGACGAATGGGTTCCAGGAGGTCGAGACCTCATTGAATCGGTTAAAGTTGCGAAGGAATTTGAAAACGCCGGAGCAGCTGCACTCGATTTGAGCCAAAGTATCCAGGAAAGACCAGGAGCTGGTTTTGATCCGATGTACTATCCTGAAGGTTGGACAATATATGCTTCAGAAGCCATTAAAAAGCAGGTCAAAATTCCGGTTATTAACAGTCATTCTCTTCGAAATCCAGAATACTGCGAGCAAATATTAGCTGAAGGAAAAACTGACCTGATCGGCCTTTCTCGTCAGTTATTAGCTGATCCCTATTGGCCGCTCAAAGCGAAATATGGGAAAACCCGAGCCATTCGTCGGTGCATATCCTGTTTGACTGGCTGTTGGTCGGATTCAATTTTAGCCAAAAAAGAAGTGACTTGTGCCATCAATCCTTCCTGTAATAATCAACATCTTGAAATAAAGAAAAAAACCACTGCTCCTGTCCATATTGCCGTTGTTGGTGGAGGACCAGCTGGTTTAGAAGCCGCCCGAGTTGCGCACGAACGAGGTCATTTCGTGACTCTCTTTGAAAAAAGCGGAGAACTTGGTGGAGCGATTCTTGGCTGTTGTCTGGTCAATGGAAAAGAAAAGATGAAATGGTATGCCGATTGGATCAGGTACCAGATTGCTGTTTTGGGCATTGAAGTTCAACTCAGAACATCGCCTAGCATTGAAGAGCTCAGTTCCTTTGATCTGGTCATTAATGCCACTGGAGCACAATCATATGTACCAGAAGTTCATGGTTTAAAAGAGGTTGTCATCCCTTTTGAGAAAGTGATGACCTGTCCGAAAGTAGCTTGTGAATTTCATCCTCAAGATCGCAAATCCCTACCATTGAAGGGCACCAAGATTATCATATGGGGTGACCATTATGCTGCAGCCGATACCGCTGCTTATTTAGCTTCCATTGGGAAAGAAGTGACTATCATAACCGATCAGAAAGAATTCGGCTCAAAAATTGAAGTTATTCATAAATATGTTCTTTTCAAGAGATTTCAACAAACTGATGCTGAAGCCTTAACTTCGAAACCTTTCAAATATCCGGTGAAAATCTATACCAACAGCAAAATCAATGAAATAAAGGAAAACGAACTTTTTTTAGCCGATAAAAGTTCTAACCAGGTAAATATACCTTATGATCATGTGGTTACTTGCTGGACCAAGCCTAATATCGACTTATATCAACAAATTAAAGCAGCCGGGATTGATGTAGTGAATATAGGGGACTCGGTGAAACCACGAAATCTGCATGCGGCAGTTAAAGACGGTACTACTATCGGTTTAACTATCGAGGAACATAACCTCTTTAATCCCAATGGCAATCCAATTAATGACCTCCCAATTGATGTAGTTGGTCAAATTTTAAAGCCTTGA
- a CDS encoding DNA methyltransferase produces MDRKQALQLIKDTFENPFDKATFNKFIKNLLNFFDEARFIYQGNYIPDAYKQYIKSLERIGKYKNSEKTLDILIITLQKETSLERARTMQRNFVARYLNGSRGGDLKDAALVAFVPPDKKDWRFSLVKMDYTTHQTESGKTKVKEVFTPVRRWSFLVGENEKCHTAKSRLIGILENDEQSPTLDEIEKAFDIETVTREFFIKYRELFIRTKEELDKIIKKDPKIAADFESKNIDTVNFSKKLLGQIVFLYFLQKKGWFGVGRDDDWGSGSKHFLRELFEKKHANYHNFFNDILEPLFYEALSTDHSSYDDYFSKFNCRIPFLNGGLFDPIGGYDWVHTDILLPNELFSNSNPTKEGDTGDGILDIFDRYNFTVKEDEPLEKEVAIDPELLGKAYEKFNAIRPDNFEDYKKALKSGKKGEENKFNKQYGVYYTPREIVHYMCQQSLINYLYTELNPDKTYYQKLGDKNLDLFGNRFKKGQLDLVLEHREKPEIPKKDIETLIIYGERIKENEAWIERNGKETERYTYLLPESIRKNASQIDQALADITVCDPAVGSGAFLVGMMNEIVKTRNVLSDFIKDNQRSPYEFKRHCIEHSLYGVDIDPGAVEIAKLRLWLSLVVDEENIRNIKPLPNLDYRIMQGNSLISEFMGINFDESKEKNNKLFKNEFDEIITQFQIKKYEFINESNITRKIFLKKEIEDLLIKIFELKLKIQKSDYFKKLKNIEDTYSRLLFIVL; encoded by the coding sequence ATGGATAGGAAACAAGCTTTACAGCTTATTAAAGATACGTTTGAAAATCCTTTTGATAAAGCCACTTTTAACAAATTTATTAAAAATCTTTTGAACTTTTTTGATGAAGCTCGCTTCATTTACCAGGGAAATTATATCCCTGATGCTTATAAACAATATATTAAATCTTTAGAACGAATTGGAAAATATAAAAATAGCGAAAAAACGCTTGATATTCTTATCATTACCCTTCAAAAAGAAACATCTCTCGAACGTGCTCGAACCATGCAACGGAATTTTGTAGCGAGGTATTTAAATGGAAGCCGAGGAGGCGATCTGAAAGATGCCGCTTTAGTCGCCTTTGTTCCCCCGGATAAAAAAGATTGGCGCTTTTCCTTAGTGAAGATGGATTATACAACACACCAAACTGAATCAGGAAAAACAAAAGTCAAGGAGGTATTTACTCCTGTCCGCCGATGGTCTTTTTTAGTGGGTGAGAATGAAAAATGCCACACTGCTAAAAGTCGCCTGATCGGAATTTTGGAGAACGATGAACAGTCACCGACTCTTGATGAAATTGAGAAAGCATTTGATATTGAAACTGTTACCAGAGAATTCTTTATTAAATATCGCGAACTTTTCATCCGTACAAAAGAGGAACTCGACAAAATTATAAAAAAAGATCCGAAAATAGCGGCTGATTTTGAATCTAAAAATATTGATACAGTAAATTTCTCAAAAAAGCTTTTGGGTCAGATTGTATTTCTCTACTTTTTGCAAAAAAAAGGTTGGTTTGGAGTAGGTCGTGATGATGATTGGGGAAGTGGATCCAAGCATTTTTTACGTGAATTGTTTGAAAAAAAACATGCAAATTATCATAACTTTTTCAATGATATTTTAGAGCCTTTATTTTACGAAGCTCTCTCAACCGATCACAGCTCTTATGATGATTACTTTAGCAAATTCAATTGTCGAATTCCCTTCCTCAATGGCGGACTTTTTGATCCGATTGGTGGATATGATTGGGTACATACCGATATATTATTACCCAATGAGCTCTTTTCCAATTCAAATCCTACCAAAGAAGGAGATACTGGGGATGGTATTCTTGATATTTTCGATCGCTATAATTTTACTGTAAAAGAAGATGAACCCTTGGAAAAGGAAGTAGCTATTGATCCAGAATTACTTGGAAAAGCTTATGAGAAATTTAATGCGATTCGTCCAGATAACTTTGAAGATTATAAAAAAGCCTTAAAGAGTGGTAAAAAAGGAGAGGAAAATAAGTTTAATAAACAATATGGTGTTTATTATACTCCCCGTGAGATTGTGCATTATATGTGTCAACAAAGCTTGATTAATTATTTATATACCGAGTTAAATCCCGATAAGACATATTATCAAAAACTTGGAGATAAAAATCTTGATTTATTTGGAAACAGATTTAAAAAGGGACAATTAGATTTAGTCTTAGAACATAGGGAAAAACCAGAAATCCCAAAAAAAGATATCGAAACCTTAATTATTTATGGTGAGCGAATTAAAGAAAATGAAGCCTGGATTGAAAGAAATGGAAAAGAAACAGAAAGATACACCTATCTTCTCCCTGAAAGTATTAGAAAAAATGCTTCTCAAATAGATCAAGCTCTTGCTGATATTACTGTTTGCGATCCAGCAGTGGGTTCGGGTGCCTTTCTGGTTGGAATGATGAATGAAATTGTCAAAACTAGAAATGTGCTCTCTGATTTCATCAAGGATAACCAACGGTCTCCTTATGAATTTAAGCGACATTGTATCGAACACTCTCTTTATGGTGTAGACATTGATCCGGGAGCTGTGGAAATAGCAAAATTGAGGTTGTGGCTCTCATTAGTTGTGGATGAAGAAAATATTAGAAACATAAAGCCATTACCAAATTTGGATTATCGCATTATGCAAGGGAATAGTTTAATTTCTGAATTTATGGGGATTAATTTTGATGAATCTAAGGAAAAGAATAATAAATTATTTAAAAATGAATTTGATGAAATTATTACTCAGTTTCAAATTAAAAAATATGAGTTCATAAATGAATCTAATATTACAAGAAAAATATTTTTGAAAAAAGAAATTGAAGATTTGTTAATAAAAATATTTGAATTGAAACTAAAGATTCAAAAATCTGATTATTTTAAAAAATTGAAAAATATAGAAGATACTTATTCAAGATTACTGTTTATTGTCTTATGA
- a CDS encoding helicase-related protein has product MNTDLSFITNEANQNLKERFKVLIKSTDFFDCLVGYFYSSGFHAIYPSLDSTKKIRILIGINTCQETLDMVETANKTEQQVLDFSHAETKKKIEKLAQCEMEESEDTHLVEEGTNKFIEWIKSGKLALRAYPSKNIHAKLYIMTFKEGDRDTGRVITGSSNFTQAGLIDNLEFNVELKNRSDYDFAKAKFEELWAEAVDVSEKYTQTIQEKTWLTQNITPYELYLKFLYEYFKDELSQTDDIFIHYLPENFIKLEYQEQAVLNAKKILLEYGGVFISDVVGLGKTYISAMLAGQLDGRSLVIAPPVLLNESNPGSWKNVFSDFRVHADYESIGKLDDLLSRNLEKYSNIIIDEAHRFRTESTISYEKLAEICRGKRVILVTATPYNNSPKDILSLLKLFQKAKKSTIPNLPDLESFFQQLDKKLKGLDRKGNYEEFIKIVKSNAREIREKVLKYLMVRRTRTEIEKYFKKDIQERGLKFPEVKKPEPLFYELNDKEDEIFNKTIELITNHFRYSRYTPLLYFKGKIDQLEAQSQINMGRFMKILLVKRLESSFFAFRKSIQRFIQSYRMYIKEYENGSVYISKKHINKIFDLLENDDDAAIQQLIDEGKADKYKSEDFREEFKNDLQSDFEILLEIEKLWQNITRDPKLQKFKTELSNNEVLKKNHLIIFTESKETAHYLYTHLNQEYANKVLLYTGDSGESIRDKVIENFDARARYKKNDFRILISTEVLSEGVNLHRANVVINYDIPWNPTRMMQRVGRINRVDTPHDTIYTFNFFPTKQSNDQIKLREAAEGKINSFLTLLGGDAELLTEGEPIGSHELFDRLISKKTIEGEDEEESDLKYLQIIRDIRENNPDLFEKIKQLPKKARTAKQKFSHANSLLTYFRRGKLQKFFISSINDKTEELDFMTAAQLLESKPEEKKKNLSEQFYDLLDKNKEAFIFATTEEIINSQKRRGRDSSSDLLRILKLTLKNSQKLTDIQELYLKNVMIQLEEGGLPKQTIKKTLKSLEKLNNELMNPYKVLAVLQTIIPERLLQSHYAEQNSSVIGKREIILSMYLTGD; this is encoded by the coding sequence ATGAATACTGATTTATCTTTTATTACCAATGAAGCAAATCAAAACTTAAAAGAGAGATTTAAAGTTCTTATTAAAAGCACAGATTTTTTTGACTGTCTGGTTGGTTATTTCTATTCAAGTGGTTTTCACGCAATCTATCCTTCTCTTGATTCAACAAAAAAAATACGAATTCTCATAGGCATTAATACCTGCCAAGAAACCCTTGATATGGTAGAAACAGCGAATAAAACCGAACAGCAAGTCCTAGATTTTTCTCATGCTGAAACTAAAAAGAAAATAGAAAAATTAGCACAATGTGAAATGGAAGAATCAGAAGACACTCATCTCGTTGAAGAGGGAACCAATAAATTTATTGAGTGGATTAAAAGCGGCAAATTAGCGCTTAGAGCCTATCCATCAAAGAATATTCATGCCAAATTATATATTATGACTTTTAAAGAAGGCGATAGAGATACTGGACGAGTTATTACCGGTTCAAGTAATTTTACTCAAGCTGGGTTAATCGATAATTTAGAATTTAATGTGGAACTCAAAAATAGAAGTGATTACGATTTTGCTAAAGCTAAATTTGAAGAATTATGGGCTGAAGCAGTAGATGTAAGTGAAAAATATACTCAGACAATTCAAGAAAAAACCTGGTTAACTCAAAATATAACCCCTTATGAATTATATTTAAAATTTCTATATGAATATTTTAAAGATGAGTTGAGTCAAACTGATGATATTTTTATTCACTATTTACCGGAGAATTTTATAAAGCTTGAGTATCAGGAACAAGCAGTATTAAATGCTAAAAAAATTCTTCTTGAATACGGTGGAGTTTTTATTTCCGATGTTGTTGGTTTAGGAAAAACCTATATATCTGCCATGCTGGCTGGTCAGTTGGATGGACGATCTCTGGTCATTGCTCCACCTGTATTGCTGAATGAATCTAATCCTGGTTCTTGGAAAAATGTTTTCTCTGACTTTCGGGTCCATGCAGATTATGAATCAATTGGAAAATTAGATGACCTTTTAAGCAGAAATCTGGAAAAATATTCCAATATAATAATAGACGAGGCTCATCGATTCCGAACTGAGAGTACCATTTCTTACGAGAAATTAGCAGAAATCTGCCGGGGGAAAAGAGTTATTCTCGTTACTGCTACTCCATACAATAATTCTCCAAAAGACATTCTTAGTTTACTAAAACTCTTTCAGAAAGCTAAAAAAAGTACAATACCCAATCTACCTGATCTAGAATCTTTCTTTCAACAGTTGGATAAAAAACTGAAAGGTTTAGACCGAAAAGGCAATTATGAAGAATTTATTAAAATAGTCAAATCAAATGCTCGAGAAATTCGAGAAAAGGTTTTGAAATATCTAATGGTTCGGCGCACGAGAACCGAAATTGAAAAGTATTTTAAAAAGGACATCCAAGAACGAGGTCTTAAATTTCCTGAAGTCAAAAAACCAGAACCCTTATTTTATGAACTTAATGATAAAGAAGATGAAATTTTTAATAAAACGATCGAATTGATTACCAATCATTTTCGATATTCACGATATACACCCTTACTATACTTTAAAGGTAAAATTGACCAACTTGAAGCTCAGTCGCAAATTAACATGGGACGTTTTATGAAAATTTTGTTGGTTAAAAGATTAGAAAGTAGTTTTTTTGCTTTCCGGAAATCAATACAAAGATTTATTCAATCTTATAGAATGTATATTAAAGAATATGAAAATGGCTCTGTGTATATTAGCAAAAAACATATCAATAAAATTTTTGATCTCCTTGAAAACGATGATGACGCAGCCATCCAACAATTAATAGATGAAGGAAAGGCTGATAAATATAAAAGCGAAGATTTTCGAGAAGAATTCAAAAATGATTTGCAAAGTGATTTTGAGATTCTCTTGGAAATAGAGAAATTATGGCAAAATATTACCCGTGATCCAAAGTTGCAAAAATTCAAAACTGAATTATCAAACAATGAAGTTCTAAAAAAGAATCATCTTATTATTTTTACTGAATCCAAAGAAACTGCCCATTATCTTTATACTCATTTAAACCAAGAATATGCCAATAAGGTCCTTCTTTACACTGGTGATTCAGGTGAGTCTATTCGCGACAAAGTTATTGAAAATTTTGATGCTCGGGCTCGCTACAAAAAAAATGATTTCCGTATACTTATATCCACTGAAGTGCTTTCCGAAGGAGTTAACCTACACCGCGCAAATGTAGTAATTAACTATGATATTCCTTGGAATCCAACCCGGATGATGCAACGGGTGGGACGAATTAATCGTGTTGATACACCCCACGATACAATCTACACCTTTAATTTCTTTCCAACCAAACAATCAAATGATCAGATAAAATTAAGAGAAGCGGCTGAAGGGAAAATAAATTCATTTTTAACCTTACTTGGTGGAGATGCCGAACTATTAACCGAAGGTGAACCAATTGGATCACATGAGCTTTTTGACCGCTTAATATCAAAGAAAACAATTGAAGGTGAGGATGAAGAAGAAAGTGATTTGAAATATCTCCAGATTATCCGTGATATCCGTGAAAATAATCCCGATCTATTTGAAAAAATAAAACAGCTTCCTAAAAAAGCAAGAACTGCCAAACAAAAATTTTCGCATGCTAATTCACTTCTCACCTATTTCCGTCGAGGAAAACTACAAAAATTCTTTATAAGCTCTATTAATGATAAAACTGAAGAATTGGATTTTATGACCGCAGCTCAATTACTTGAAAGTAAGCCAGAAGAAAAAAAGAAAAATCTTTCAGAACAGTTTTATGATCTCTTAGATAAAAACAAAGAGGCTTTTATATTTGCAACAACTGAAGAAATAATAAATTCCCAAAAACGAAGAGGTCGCGATAGTTCCAGTGATTTATTGCGCATCCTCAAATTAACTTTAAAGAATTCACAAAAATTAACCGATATTCAAGAGTTATATCTCAAAAATGTTATGATTCAGCTTGAGGAAGGGGGATTACCCAAACAAACGATCAAAAAAACCTTAAAATCTTTAGAAAAACTAAACAATGAATTGATGAATCCTTACAAAGTGTTAGCTGTTCTCCAAACTATCATTCCAGAACGTTTATTACAAAGTCATTATGCTGAACAAAATTCTTCTGTTATCGGAAAACGAGAAATTATTCTTTCAATGTATTTAACGGGTGATTGA
- the istA gene encoding IS21 family transposase, with protein sequence MIKYREILRLHSQGVSQRGIAASCQCSRTTIRNVVERAERHEISWPFDKNMSDADLQELLFPEKRSQSNRKIPDCEYVHKEMAKSGVTLSLLWHEYHEQCRFNGEIPLMYSQFCRYYHKYANTTKATMRIKRKPGEMLEVDWAGKTGFIVDNLTGELIPAYIFVASLSCSQYAYVEAFLSMDMESWVNAHVHAFKYFGGVARILVPDNLKTSVDKASRPDPKINRTYQEMAEHYGTAVIPARVRRPKDKPHAESTVGIISTWIIASLRNQQFFSLHELNSAIRLKLEEFNQKPFQKKPGSRKSAFLEEEKALLLPLPTSPYELATWSTASVQYDYHIIVDKNHYSVPYEYIRHQVEVRITSKTVEVFYHNHRIASHIRIRGQEGQIVTVPDHMPEKHKQYLAVNADHFRNWAASIGPHAVIVVNALLSASRVEKQGYRSCTSLMKLADKYSLSRFEEACQRALCYTPSPSFKIIQTILKTGQDRISVQSDRQKATKDNPNIYGFVRGAGYYGGKDND encoded by the coding sequence ATGATCAAGTATCGAGAAATTCTTCGGCTTCACAGCCAAGGTGTGAGTCAACGTGGCATTGCTGCCAGTTGCCAGTGCTCACGGACCACAATCCGTAATGTGGTTGAACGGGCAGAAAGGCATGAGATTTCATGGCCTTTCGATAAAAACATGTCGGATGCAGATCTTCAGGAACTCCTTTTTCCGGAAAAAAGGAGTCAGTCCAATCGAAAAATACCGGATTGCGAATATGTTCATAAAGAAATGGCCAAAAGTGGTGTCACCTTAAGTTTGTTGTGGCATGAGTACCATGAACAATGCCGCTTCAATGGTGAAATCCCACTCATGTACAGCCAATTCTGTCGGTATTATCATAAGTATGCCAATACCACCAAAGCCACTATGCGCATTAAGCGCAAACCCGGTGAAATGCTGGAAGTGGACTGGGCTGGAAAGACTGGTTTTATTGTTGATAATCTAACCGGTGAACTTATTCCAGCCTATATCTTCGTAGCGAGCCTATCTTGCAGCCAGTATGCCTATGTAGAAGCCTTCCTGTCAATGGATATGGAAAGCTGGGTCAATGCTCATGTTCATGCGTTCAAATACTTTGGTGGAGTGGCCAGAATCCTCGTGCCAGACAATTTAAAAACCAGTGTAGATAAAGCCTCTCGACCAGATCCCAAGATTAATAGAACCTATCAAGAAATGGCCGAGCATTACGGGACAGCAGTCATTCCAGCCCGAGTCAGGCGCCCCAAAGACAAGCCCCATGCCGAAAGTACGGTGGGTATTATTTCCACCTGGATCATTGCCTCTTTGCGAAACCAACAGTTCTTTTCATTACACGAACTGAATAGCGCCATCCGTCTTAAGCTGGAAGAATTCAACCAGAAACCTTTTCAAAAGAAGCCGGGAAGCAGGAAAAGCGCCTTCCTAGAAGAGGAAAAAGCACTGCTTTTGCCTTTGCCTACTTCCCCATACGAGCTTGCCACCTGGTCAACGGCGTCCGTACAGTACGATTATCACATAATTGTGGATAAAAATCACTACTCAGTGCCCTATGAGTACATCCGGCATCAAGTGGAGGTACGTATAACCAGCAAAACTGTTGAAGTTTTTTACCACAATCATCGCATTGCTTCCCATATTCGGATTCGCGGTCAGGAAGGCCAGATTGTCACGGTACCGGATCACATGCCAGAGAAACATAAACAGTACCTGGCTGTAAATGCTGATCATTTTAGGAATTGGGCTGCTTCCATTGGACCTCATGCCGTCATTGTGGTGAATGCTCTTTTGTCAGCATCAAGAGTTGAGAAACAAGGTTACCGTTCTTGTACATCGCTTATGAAACTCGCTGACAAGTATTCTTTATCCCGCTTTGAAGAAGCGTGCCAGCGGGCACTTTGTTACACGCCCAGTCCGAGTTTCAAAATCATCCAGACCATCCTCAAAACCGGTCAGGATAGAATATCAGTCCAATCAGATCGACAAAAAGCGACAAAAGACAATCCCAACATCTACGGATTTGTCCGGGGTGCCGGCTACTATGGAGGAAAAGACAATGATTAA
- the istB gene encoding IS21-like element helper ATPase IstB, translating to MINSTTMNKLHDMRLSAMADAFKRQLSDEKYQELSFEERVGILVDVEWAKRRSNKLLHLIKKADFRYPQASIEDIEYHADRKLDKAQILRLSGCAYIQEKRNLIIMGASGNGKSYVACAFGMAACRNYYTVKYIRLPDLLDELAVARGEGVYQMVMKKYKKVGLLILDEWLLTPLKDTQAMDLLEIVEARHQNASTIFCTQFAPRGWHEKIGEDTLADAILDRIVHDSYTILIDGKVSMRERHGIKN from the coding sequence ATGATTAATTCTACGACCATGAACAAGCTGCATGACATGCGACTCTCCGCTATGGCGGATGCTTTCAAACGCCAACTGTCTGATGAGAAATATCAGGAGCTATCGTTTGAAGAACGGGTTGGTATTCTTGTTGATGTGGAATGGGCTAAACGCAGAAGCAATAAACTGCTCCATCTCATTAAAAAAGCAGATTTCCGCTATCCTCAGGCTAGCATTGAAGATATTGAATACCATGCCGACAGGAAACTAGATAAGGCACAAATCCTACGGCTATCTGGGTGCGCTTACATCCAGGAGAAACGCAACCTCATCATCATGGGTGCCTCTGGAAACGGGAAATCTTATGTTGCCTGTGCTTTTGGTATGGCGGCTTGTCGCAACTATTATACCGTTAAGTATATCCGACTACCGGATCTTCTGGATGAACTGGCAGTGGCTCGAGGTGAAGGTGTCTATCAGATGGTGATGAAGAAGTACAAAAAGGTTGGCTTACTCATTTTGGATGAATGGCTCTTAACTCCACTTAAAGACACCCAGGCAATGGATCTCCTTGAGATCGTTGAAGCAAGACATCAGAATGCTTCTACTATTTTTTGCACCCAATTTGCTCCACGTGGGTGGCATGAAAAGATCGGCGAAGATACACTAGCAGATGCCATTCTTGATCGTATTGTCCATGATTCCTATACCATCCTTATTGACGGCAAAGTGTCAATGAGGGAACGACATGGGATTAAAAATTGA